Below is a genomic region from Actinomadura sp. NAK00032.
GCAGCGCGCGGTCCTGGTCCTGCGGTTCTTCGAGGACCTGCCCGAGGCGGAGGTCGCGCGCGTCCTCGGCTGCAGCGTCGGCACGGTGCGCAGCACCACGCACCGCTCGCTCGCCAGGCTGCGCGAACTCGCCCCCGAACTGAACGCCCTGGAGCCCGAGGAGGCCCGCCGATGAAGCCGGACACGATCCTCAAGAGCACGCTCGACGACTGGGCGGACGAGGCCCGCGTCCCCCACGGCCTCGCCGACCGCGCGCTGCGCCGCGGCACCCGGCGCCGCTCCGTCAAGTTCGCCCTGTTCGGCGGCACGGGCGCGCTCCTCGCCGGGGCGACCGCCGCCGTGCTCGTCGCGGGCGGTGTCACGGGCGGCGCGCCGGACCGGCAGGAGGTCGCGTTCGAGCCCGTCTCCCTGTCCTCGGACACGTCGCTGCGGACGGACCTCGGCAGCGCCTTCCCCCAGCGTCTCGTCGCCGCCGGCCACACGGCCGTCGCCGCCTACTACACCCACAACGCCCCGATGGGCGCCGAGACGGGCACGATCCGCCGCACCTGGCACCTCTACAACCCGTCGACGGGTGTGTACGAGCAGGCACCGTGGGCCTACCTGAGCGTCGCGCCCGGCATGCAGCGCGCGGCCGTCCTGCAAGGCCCGCTGCCCGCGCGCCGGGTCGGGGTGCTCGACATGAAGACGCGGAAGGTCACGCACTGGATCCCCGTCGACCACCCCGTCGGGGGGCTCGCCTGGTCGCCGGACGGCCGCCGGCTGCTCCTGACGTCCTACTCCTCGAACCCCGACGCGCTGGGCCGGTCGCCCGGCACGTCGCCGCGGACGGGCTACTACGTCGCCGGCAGCGCGAAGAAGCCCGGCGCGTTCCACCCCCTGCCCGCGTCGAAGGACAACCCGAACCACCGGCAGGACCTCGGCTGGAGCCGCGACGGGAAGCTGATCTGGGCGCCGACCGCGACCGTCCCGACCAAGGTCTTCTACGACCTCGACGGACGCCGCCGGCCCGCGCCCGCGCACGAGGCCGATGACATGGAAGCGGCCGGCCTGTCCCCCGACGGGACGCTGCGGGCCGTGTTCGGGCCGCGTCCCGGCCCCTCCATCACCATCACCAAGGCGGACGGCGGCCGGAAGGTGGCGTCCTTCCCCGTCCAGCAGGCCCTCGCATGGGCCGACAACGGCCGGCTGTTCGCCATCGGCTGCGACGTGAAGAAGTGCGCCCGCAAGGACGAGTTCCGCAACCGCCTCCTGCTCGTCGACCTCAAGGGGAAGATCACCCCGCTCACCGGCTACCAGCGCTCCGACAAGGCCGGCGCCTGGACCCCGGTCTTCACCCACCGCTGAGCCGCAGCGTCCGCACCGGGCCGCCGTCCCGCCTCCGGGGCGGCGGCCCGCCCGTTCCCGGAGCCCGGCGGCGCGACCACCGCCCCCGCGGAGGGCCACTCATCTGAACGGCACCGACATGACCGACCTCGTCCGCCGTGCCGCCGCACGCGTCCGCACGTGGAACACGGCCCGCCTCGCCCGTGCCGCGCACACCGCCGCCCTGTACGGCGACCACCGGCCCGGCCTGCGCCTCGTCGGCCGCACCGTCCACCGCCGCGACCTCCTGGCCGTGATCGCCGCCGTCTGGTGCGACGCCTACCTGGCCGACACCGCCGCGCTCGCCGACGCCGCGGCCTTGGCCGATACCGCGATCGTCGAGGCGGTTCCGGTCGTCCCGGCCGACCGGCGGGTCGAAGCGCTGATCGCCGCCCGCACCGGACGCGACGCCGGCGAGGCGTTCAGCGCGCTGATCCGCGAGGCCCCGGAGCGGGAGATCGAGTTCCGGCTGGCCGGGCTGCTGGAGACGGCGGCGTTCGCTCGCCTGGAGCTGGACGGCCCCGATCCGGACTGGCCGTGACCGCCGCGCTCCCGGCCGTCCCGGCCGTCCGGGACGCGATCGCGTGCACGACCGCGGCCATGTCGGACGGCCCGTGCCCCTGCTCCTCGCTCTCGCGGTACAGGGCATGGCAGGCGTCCAGGACGGGCGAGGCGATGCCGGCGTGCCGGGCGGCCTCCGCGATGAGGCGGTTGTTGTCCAGCACGTTGGTGATGGACGCCTGGACGGTGAAGTCGCCGTCGAGGAGCTTGCGCGCCTTCGCGCGGGAGACCGCGCTGGCCATCGGGCCCGCGTCGAGGACGTCCCGCAGCAGCCGCCGGTCGAGCCCGTACCGGTCGGCGAAGTGGAACGCCTCGGCCAGGCCGGTGACCATCGTGATCAGGTACAGGTTGACGGCGAGCTTCATCAGCAGCGCCCCGGGCACCGGCCCGCAGGCGAACACCTGCCGGCACATCGGGGTGAGCAGCGGGCTGACCGCCCCGACGTCGGCGGTCTCGCCGGCCACCAGCGCGACCAGGTCGCCGGTCTCGGCGGGCCCGCGCGACCCGGACACCGGCGCCTCGACGTACCGGCCGCCCGCCGCCGCGACGTCGGCCGCCAAGTCGCGGGAGTAGCCCGGTGACGTGGTGCCCATGTGGACGATCACGCGTCCCGTGACGGCGGCGGCGAAGCCGGGGGTGCCGCGCCTGAGGACGGCGTCCATCGCGGGCCCGTCGGCCAGCATGAGCAGGACCACGTCCGCGCGCCGACACACCTCGGCGGGGCCGGACGCCACCTCCGCGCCCGCCGCCCGCAGTGCCTCGCTCGCGGCGGCGCCGCGGTTCCAGACGACGAGGGGGACCCCGGCGCGGGCGAGGTTGAGCGCCATGGGGCGCCCCATGACGCCGAGTCCGATGAAGCCGATGTTCGCGTCCACCTTCGCCTCCGGTTCCGGGCTGGGCGGCGCTCCGCTCAGGGGTGGCGGCGGAGCGCTCGCGGGGACCTGCCGACCTTGCCGATTATGACAGCGGTCATGATTATGGTCCAGGTGAAGCCCGAAATGGACGATCGAGGCCCTCGCGAGCGGATGGTCTTCAGCGCCGCGCAGCTCATCCGCCGGGACGGCGTCGCCGCCACCGGGATGCGCGAGGTCGCCGCCCGCGCCGGCGCGCCGCGCGGCTCGCTGCAGCACTACTTTCCGGGCGGCAAGGAGCAACTCGTCAACGAGGCCGTCGAGTGGGCCGGCCGGTACGCCGCCGCGCGCGTCGACCGGTTCGTGGCGTCGATGTCCCGGCCCACCCCCGGCGGGCTGTTCGCGGCGATGGTGCGCCAGTGGACGGACGAGTTCCGGGCGCAGGGCTCCATGGGCGGCTGCCCGGTCGCGGCGGCGACGGTCGACTGCGCGGACTCGGTCGCGTCCGCCCGGACCGCGACAGCCGCCGCGTTCGCCGAGTGGCGCCGCCCCATCGCCCGGGAGCTGACGGCGATGGGGGTGCCGTCCCGCAAGGCCGCCGGGCTCGCGACGCTCATGGTCAGCGCGCTGGAGGGCGCGATCCTGATGGCGAGGGCCGAGCAGAGCGTCCGTCCCCTGACGACCGTCGCCCGCGAACTGGGCCCCTTCCTCGACTCCTGCGTCGAACGCGGCTCAAGCCAGGACGCGGTCTAGGACGAGGTAAGCCCCCAGCCCGACCATGGCGGCGCCGGACAGGCGGCTGATCAGGCGGGTCTTGCCGGGCGCCCCTTTCAGGACGGTCCGGGTGAGGGTGCCCAGGCAGAGGTACCAGACCCAGCAGGTGGCCATGAAAGTGAGCCCGAGAACGCCGATCTGCGCGGCGATGGGCCAACTGTCGTCGGGATCGGTGAACTGGGGCAGGAGGGCCAGGAAGATGAGCAGCCCCTTGGGGTTGAGCCCGCTGACGCCCATGCCGCGCAGGAACGCGCGCCGCCCGGTGCCGGCCTCGGAGTCGGCACCGGCCACGGCCGGGCGGGCGAAGGTCGTCGCGCCATGCCAGACGAGGTAGGCGCCGCCGACGAGGGTCAGGGCGGTCAGCGCGGCCGACGAGCTCGCGACCAGGGCGCCGACGCCCGCCGCGACGACGAGGGTGATGGCGGCGTAGCCGGCGACCAGGCCGCCCACCGCCGGGAGGACGGAGCGGCCGCGCAGGCCCGCGCCGATGGTGAACGCCCAGTCCGGGCCCGGCACGGCGATGAGCAGTAAGGCGATCGTCCAGAAGGCGAGTACGGAACCGGCCGCCATGATTTCCCCTCCCGAATGGCCGTCAATGCGGGAAGGCTAATCAGAAACGCCCGAAAGGTGTTCCCGAATTTCTCGCGAAAGCCGCCCTTCAGTGGAAGGATCTTCTACATGGACGCGATCGACCGGAAGATCCTTGCCGTGCTCCAGGAAGACGGCAGGCTCACGATCACGGATCTGGCCGCACGGGTCGGATTGAGCGTCTCGCCCTGCCACCGGCGGCTGCGGGAACTGGAACGCAACGGAACCATTCGCGGCTACCGGGCGGTCGTCGACGCCACCGCCCTCGGGTTGACGTTCCAGGCGCTCGTGTTCGTCACCATGCGGCAGGAGGACAGGGAAACGCTGCTCGGCTTCGAGGCCGCAGTGGCACAGGTACCGGAGGTCGTGCAGGCGCAGCGGCTGTTCGGCGATCCCGACTACCTGCTGCGGATCGTCACGGCCGACCTGACCGCCTACCAGGAGCTGGAGGACGACGTGCTGTCCGCGCTGCCCGGCGTGCAGCGGCTGAACTCCACGCTCGTCATGAAGCACGTCGTGGACGAACGGCCGCTGCCCACCTGAGCGGCCTCTACTGGCGGACGATCCAGTGGTCGTTCGCGCCGGCCCGCACGAATTGCAAGGACGGGCACAGGTAGTCGTCCGGATCGGGAGTCGCCGTCGGCTGCCAGGGCGAGTCGGACGGCGAGGCCAGCCGCCACACGCCATTCTGGCGGAGCTGGATGCCACTGCTCTCGAAGACGACGCCCTTCGCGTCGGCGCAGTAGTAGGCGTTGCCGGTACGCGGGTCACGGGACGCGTAAATCTCGAAGATGTCCCAGCCGTAGGTGAGACTGCTCGTATCGGTGCCGGCCTTGCTGTAGAAGAGATTCCAGCTGCCGGTCGTCTGGTTGTAGAGATAGGCCGACCAGGCATTGGTGGCCGCGTTCGTCCGGACGAGCTGGACGCTGTAGGCCGGGTGGCCGTTCACGGGCCGGGTGTAGGTCTGGAGGAAGTCGGCGTCCATCGCGACCTCCTTGCGGGGCCCGTTGCCGCCGCACCAGTCCCACGCCCAGATCTCGTTCCCGACGGCCTGTGAATACACCGTCGTGATCTCCATGCACGACCCGGCGGCCTTGATGGTGGGCGTGTAGGTGAAGTCGGCGCCGTTCGACACCCGGTAGCTCGTGTCGACGCTCTGGCTGGCCATGAACCCGTCGTGCGTCCCGGCGGCGGGCTCGACGCCCCAGAAATGATGGATCTGCTCGCGGCGCAGCCGGGCGCGGTGCAGACCGCGGAACCTCTCGGCGGCCTCGGCATTGCGGGCGGACGGGACGACCGGCCGCGCACCCGCCACCACGCCGCGCTTCGGCGCGTCCGGGTTCGGCGCTGCGGGCGGTTTCACGGTGGAGGCGGCGGCGCCGGCGGCGGCCGGAACGGCGGTGAAGGCGGCGAGGACGGCGCAGGCGAGCAAGGTGCGACGCTGCATCACGCAACTCCTTGTCGGGGCGGGGAGCAGTCTGCAAGCGCGCGCTGACCGTGGCGTGAATTGGGTGGATCACGCCGTCACAAAGAATCCGTCCCGCGTTCCCCTACTGTCAACGAGTCGTTTTTCAACCACCGTCCGGTACGCCCTGAAAAAACGTGCCGCACAGCCCGCCCCGCGGTGAGGCGAAGTTCACTATCCTGATCTTCACCACACAAAAGTGTGATCCCAATCACACGCCGCCGGTCGCATCGATGGCATCACACTGCGTTATTTCCGCTGATCAACCCGGCTAAAGGGGCCATAAGTCGCGCAGCGGCGAGCGGTGGTTTACCCGCCCGGTAGGGATGTCCATGTCCGGCCATCGAGCGGGTGGACCGTCCATATCCCCTGGTGGAGCGGCCGGACATCGCTAAGCTACGGGCTCAACATTCTCCTTCGTCTCCCTGGCACCGTCCTGCGAGTGCCCTGCATTGCCAGCCGCCGGCCCGCGGCACATCCCCCCGCCATTGCATGGCGCGAATCTCGCTTCGCCCGGGACACGGAGAAGCCCCCAACAGAGGAGAAAACCAATGCGCGCAAGTCGGCTGGCTGCGGTGGGAATCGCTGCGGGCTCCATGATGCTCGGAATGGCCGCCCCGGCCTTCGCCACCCCGGAGACCGTCACCCCGGGCTCCTTCTGCGACAAGGCCGGCGACACCGGCAAGACCGACAAGGGCACGGCCATGGTGTGCAAGACCGCCAAGGACGGGAAGCTGCGCTGGGTCGCGGCGGAGCCGGGCAACGAGAACCCCGGCGGCGAGAACCCGGGCAACGAGAACCCGAAGCCGACCTTCAAGTTCGGCTACGACAAGGTGAAGCTGTCCAGCACGCGCGTCGCGCCCGGCTACAAGACCACCTTCACGGTGACCTGCCCGACCTCGGTGACCATCACCGGCAACGGCTACACGCAGAAGTCGCTGCCCGTGAAGAAGACCGGCGAGAACACCTGGACCGCCACCGGCACGTTCCGCAAGAACCTGCCGAACCCGACGATCGCCACGGTGGTCTGCGCGGACTACGGCTCGGTCAAGTACAGCACCCAGCCGGAGAAGGGCGAGACCAAGCCCGGCAAGCCCGGCAAGCCCGGCGCGATGAAGCCGAAGACGCCGAAGATCCCGACCGGCCGCATCGACACCGGTGACGGCAGCACCTACGTGCAGAACGAGGGCTCGCCGGCCGGCCTGCTGGCCGCCGGGTGGGGCGCGGTCATGGCCCTCGGCCTCGGCGCCGTCGCGCTGCGCCGCCGGACGGCCGGGGAGCGGTCGTAACGTTGCCGGAACTGCCTGCTTCGGCCATCGGTCGCCGCGCCGCCGGCGCGGCGACCGGTGCGCTGCTCATCGGACTGCTGCTCAGCGGCTGCGGCGGCGGGGACGGCGACACCGCGTCGCCCGGCACCCCGGAGCCCGCGGCGACGCAGTCGACGGGCGCGACCACGCCCGCGTCGAACGTCCACCCGCTGACCCAGTCCCTGCCGACGAAGATCTCCATCCCGAAGATCGGCGTGACGGCCCCGGTGGGCTCGATCGGGCTGCGGCCCGACGGGCGCGTCGAGGAGCCGCCGCTGAGCAAGCCGAACCTCACGGGCTGGTACGACGAGGGCGTCACCCCGGGCGAGGTCGGCCCGTCGGTGATCCTCGGCCACGTCGACGCCAACGGCAAGCCGGCGGTGTTCGCCCGGCTGAAGGACCTGAAGCCCGGCGACAAGATCTCGGTGTCCCGCAAGGACGGGTCCACCGCGACGTTCGCCGTCCAGCAGGCCCAGCGCGTCGACAAGGACGCCTTCCCGCACGAGAAGGTGTTCGGTGAGGCGCTCGACCACGCGTCCCTCCGACTGGTCACCTGCGGCGGCGCCTTCGACAAGAAGATCGGCCACTACAAGGACAACCTGATCGTCTACGCCAAGCTGATCAGCTCCTGACCCGAAGAACGAGGAACGCCCGCCGGTGGACGCACCGGCGGGCGTTCCCGTCTCCGCCCCCCGACAGCGTTCGATGGTGACGGAGAAGCACAGCCCGCACGAGCGGTGGGTGCCTGGAGCGGGACGCGACAATGACGAGGTCCGGGCAGGGCGCGAGGAGGCCCGCCTGGCGTTCGAGCTGGGGAACGCCGGGTGGTCAGCGGGTGGTGATGAGGCCGGACTCGTAGGCGATGATCACTAGTTGGGCGCGGTCGCGGGCGCCCAGTTTGGTGAGCAGGCGGCCGATGTAGGTCTTCACCGTGGCGAGGCTCAGGTGCAGGTGCCCGGCGATCTCGGTGTTGGACAGGCCGCGGGCGACCAGGATGAGGACTTCGCGTTCCCGGTCGGTGACGCCGTCGAGGGTGCGCGGGAGCGGGCGTTCGGGCTGGGGCAGGCGGGCGAACTCGGCGATGAGGCGGCGGGTCACGGTGGGCGCCAGCAGCGCCTCGCCCGCGGCGACGACGCGGACGGCGTTCAGGAGGTCGGCCGGCGGGGTGTCCTTGAGGAGGAAGCCGGCGGCGCCGGCGCGCAGGGCCGAGAAGACGTGCGCGTCCAGGTCGAACATGGTCAGCATGAGCACCCGGACGCCCGCGGTGTCGGCGTCCTGGTTGATCAGGCGGGTGGCCTCGATGCCGTCCATGTGGGGCATCCGCACGTCCATCAGGACGACGTCGGGCCGGTGGACGCGGGCCAGGTCGACGGCCTCGGCCCCGGTGGCGGCCTCGCCGACCACCGTGAGGTCGGGGGTGGCCTCGATGAGCGCGCTGAAGCTACCGCGCAGCAAGGCTTGGTCGTCGGCCACCAGGACGCGGATCGGTGCGGTCACCGGTCGCCGCCGTGCGGGAGGGTGGCGGCGACCGCGAAGCCGCCCCCGGCGCGGGGCCCGGCGCTGAAGGTCCCGCCGTACATGGCGACACGTTCGCGCATCCCGACCAGCCCGTGCCCGCCGGGCGCCGGTTTCAGGGGCGGGCGGCCCGTGCCGTCGTCGGCCACCTGGATGCTCACCTGGCGTGCCGTGACGTCCACCGCGGCCTGGCAGCGGGTGGGGGCCGCGTGCTTGACCACGTTGGTGAGCGCTTCCTGGACGATCCGGTAGACGGTGAGCTGGAGCGCCTCGGGAAGAGCGTGCTTGGCGGACACCGCAAGCTCGACCTCGACCCCAGCGGCCCGGACCTGCTGGGCCAGATCCTGGAGACCGTCGATGCCCGGCTGGGTGAGGTCGGTGCCCGGCACGTCGTGGCGGAGCATGTCGAGCAGGCGCCGCATCTCGGCCAGGGCGTCGCGGCTGGTCGTCTCGATCACCTGAAGCGCCTCGCGGGCCTCGTCGGGACGCGTCTCGGCGATGTGGTTGGCGACCCCCGCCTTGACGGCGATCATCCCCATGCCGTGCGTGACCACGTCGTGGAGTTCGCGGGCGATCCGGAGCCGTTCGTCCGCCAGGATCCGGTGCCCCCGCTGCTCGGCCAGGCACGCCGCGTTCCACCTGCGGCGCCGCAGCAGGTGGCCGACCAGCCAGCCGCAGCCGAGCAGCACCCAGGCCGCCGCCGTCCAGCCGGCGGCGACCGCGAGGCCGTACCGGGAGTGGACGACCTCACCGAGCACTGCGGCGGCGGTCACGGCGGCCACGCACCCGCCGAGCGCGCGGGCCGACCGCCTCGGATGCTCGACGGACGCGACGGTGCACAGCACGAGCGCGGGCGCCGCGAACGGATCCCACAGCACACCGGCCACGGTCGCGACGCACGAGAGCGCCACGGCGGCCGTCAGCGCACGCCGGGGCCACAGCCGCCGCACCGCGACCAGCACCCCCAACCCGACCCCTACCAGGCAGGACGCCAGGAAGGGCAGCGTGAAGTCCGGCCGATCCTTGAGCATGTTCCCGGCGACGACCACGATCACCGCGACCAGCACGACCGCCAGGAGCACGTCGAGGGCGCGGAGGCGGCCCCGGCGCAGCAGGTGCGCCTGATCGGCCTCGAAGTCGGCTTCGTCCACGGGGCGCAGATTATCCGCCGAGGTCATCGGCCGCATCGGACCAGAGTGGATCATCCCAGGGGAGACAAGTGCCGACCTGTCGGCGGACGGTGTCCACGCGAGGCTGAACGGCGAATGCATGTCTGGGGCCGATTCGCCGGAGAGGCCCGCCCGTGCAGCCTGTGGGCATGACTTCTCCGCAGCCTCCGGCACAGGCCGTCTTCGCGTTTCCGGGACGGTGGCTCACCAGCGCCTCACTGCTGCTCGGGCCCGTCCTGCTGCTGGCCGGAGTGGTGCTGCGGGCGCGGTTCCCCTTCTTCTTCCCCGACCAGTTGGCCGCCTACGAAGGACACCCGGCGCTGAT
It encodes:
- a CDS encoding NAD(P)-dependent oxidoreductase is translated as MDANIGFIGLGVMGRPMALNLARAGVPLVVWNRGAAASEALRAAGAEVASGPAEVCRRADVVLLMLADGPAMDAVLRRGTPGFAAAVTGRVIVHMGTTSPGYSRDLAADVAAAGGRYVEAPVSGSRGPAETGDLVALVAGETADVGAVSPLLTPMCRQVFACGPVPGALLMKLAVNLYLITMVTGLAEAFHFADRYGLDRRLLRDVLDAGPMASAVSRAKARKLLDGDFTVQASITNVLDNNRLIAEAARHAGIASPVLDACHALYRESEEQGHGPSDMAAVVHAIASRTAGTAGSAAVTASPDRGRPAPGERTPPSPAARPAGTRSPAPGPRGSAR
- a CDS encoding TetR/AcrR family transcriptional regulator, which codes for MDDRGPRERMVFSAAQLIRRDGVAATGMREVAARAGAPRGSLQHYFPGGKEQLVNEAVEWAGRYAAARVDRFVASMSRPTPGGLFAAMVRQWTDEFRAQGSMGGCPVAAATVDCADSVASARTATAAAFAEWRRPIARELTAMGVPSRKAAGLATLMVSALEGAILMARAEQSVRPLTTVARELGPFLDSCVERGSSQDAV
- a CDS encoding LysE family translocator codes for the protein MAAGSVLAFWTIALLLIAVPGPDWAFTIGAGLRGRSVLPAVGGLVAGYAAITLVVAAGVGALVASSSAALTALTLVGGAYLVWHGATTFARPAVAGADSEAGTGRRAFLRGMGVSGLNPKGLLIFLALLPQFTDPDDSWPIAAQIGVLGLTFMATCWVWYLCLGTLTRTVLKGAPGKTRLISRLSGAAMVGLGAYLVLDRVLA
- a CDS encoding Lrp/AsnC family transcriptional regulator; amino-acid sequence: MDAIDRKILAVLQEDGRLTITDLAARVGLSVSPCHRRLRELERNGTIRGYRAVVDATALGLTFQALVFVTMRQEDRETLLGFEAAVAQVPEVVQAQRLFGDPDYLLRIVTADLTAYQELEDDVLSALPGVQRLNSTLVMKHVVDERPLPT
- a CDS encoding carbohydrate-binding protein, translated to MQRRTLLACAVLAAFTAVPAAAGAAASTVKPPAAPNPDAPKRGVVAGARPVVPSARNAEAAERFRGLHRARLRREQIHHFWGVEPAAGTHDGFMASQSVDTSYRVSNGADFTYTPTIKAAGSCMEITTVYSQAVGNEIWAWDWCGGNGPRKEVAMDADFLQTYTRPVNGHPAYSVQLVRTNAATNAWSAYLYNQTTGSWNLFYSKAGTDTSSLTYGWDIFEIYASRDPRTGNAYYCADAKGVVFESSGIQLRQNGVWRLASPSDSPWQPTATPDPDDYLCPSLQFVRAGANDHWIVRQ
- a CDS encoding class F sortase is translated as MPELPASAIGRRAAGAATGALLIGLLLSGCGGGDGDTASPGTPEPAATQSTGATTPASNVHPLTQSLPTKISIPKIGVTAPVGSIGLRPDGRVEEPPLSKPNLTGWYDEGVTPGEVGPSVILGHVDANGKPAVFARLKDLKPGDKISVSRKDGSTATFAVQQAQRVDKDAFPHEKVFGEALDHASLRLVTCGGAFDKKIGHYKDNLIVYAKLISS
- a CDS encoding response regulator transcription factor, coding for MTAPIRVLVADDQALLRGSFSALIEATPDLTVVGEAATGAEAVDLARVHRPDVVLMDVRMPHMDGIEATRLINQDADTAGVRVLMLTMFDLDAHVFSALRAGAAGFLLKDTPPADLLNAVRVVAAGEALLAPTVTRRLIAEFARLPQPERPLPRTLDGVTDREREVLILVARGLSNTEIAGHLHLSLATVKTYIGRLLTKLGARDRAQLVIIAYESGLITTR
- a CDS encoding sensor histidine kinase, with the protein product MDEADFEADQAHLLRRGRLRALDVLLAVVLVAVIVVVAGNMLKDRPDFTLPFLASCLVGVGLGVLVAVRRLWPRRALTAAVALSCVATVAGVLWDPFAAPALVLCTVASVEHPRRSARALGGCVAAVTAAAVLGEVVHSRYGLAVAAGWTAAAWVLLGCGWLVGHLLRRRRWNAACLAEQRGHRILADERLRIARELHDVVTHGMGMIAVKAGVANHIAETRPDEAREALQVIETTSRDALAEMRRLLDMLRHDVPGTDLTQPGIDGLQDLAQQVRAAGVEVELAVSAKHALPEALQLTVYRIVQEALTNVVKHAAPTRCQAAVDVTARQVSIQVADDGTGRPPLKPAPGGHGLVGMRERVAMYGGTFSAGPRAGGGFAVAATLPHGGDR